One stretch of Natronobacterium gregoryi SP2 DNA includes these proteins:
- a CDS encoding argininosuccinate synthase encodes MTRVALAFSGGLDTTVCVPLLEEEYGYDEVIGVTVDVGQPESEFEEAEETAEALDLEHYVVDAKAEFADCCLEGVRANATYQGYPLGTALARPVIAKAILEVATEQDCEGVAHGCTGKGNDQLRFEAVWRDSDLEVIAPVRELGLTREWEKEYAAEKGLPVEGGSGGDWSVDTNLWSRSVEGDELEDPNYVPPTEIYDWTDEPTGETEEIEISFEAGYPVAVDGEEYEPVELIESLNDLAGSYGVGRTDVMEDRMLGLKVRENYEHPAATTLLNAHESLEGLVLTQEERQFKQQIDQQWAQKGYEGLVDAPLVSALEGFIAETQKRVTGTVTIRFEGGKARPVARDSEYAAYSAAHASFDTETVGKIDQADATGVAKYHGFQRRLANGVLESKASDGDGNESESEDGSETVELATDGGNASTDGN; translated from the coding sequence ATGACACGTGTGGCACTCGCGTTCTCGGGCGGACTGGACACGACAGTGTGTGTGCCGTTGCTCGAGGAAGAGTACGGATACGACGAAGTGATCGGCGTCACGGTAGACGTCGGGCAACCAGAATCGGAGTTCGAAGAAGCCGAAGAGACCGCCGAGGCGCTGGACCTCGAGCACTACGTGGTCGATGCGAAAGCAGAGTTCGCTGACTGCTGTCTCGAGGGGGTGCGTGCGAACGCGACGTACCAGGGCTATCCGCTCGGAACCGCACTCGCGCGTCCGGTGATCGCGAAAGCGATTCTCGAGGTTGCGACGGAGCAAGACTGTGAGGGCGTCGCTCACGGCTGTACTGGCAAAGGAAACGACCAGCTGCGGTTCGAAGCCGTCTGGCGCGACTCGGACCTCGAGGTCATCGCTCCCGTGCGTGAACTCGGACTCACCCGCGAGTGGGAAAAAGAGTACGCCGCGGAGAAGGGTCTGCCTGTCGAGGGTGGCAGCGGTGGCGACTGGTCGGTCGACACGAACCTCTGGAGCCGCTCGGTCGAAGGTGACGAACTCGAGGACCCGAACTACGTTCCGCCGACGGAAATCTACGACTGGACGGACGAGCCGACGGGCGAAACCGAAGAGATCGAAATTTCCTTCGAAGCGGGGTATCCCGTCGCCGTCGACGGCGAGGAGTACGAGCCCGTCGAACTCATCGAGTCTCTGAACGACCTGGCGGGCTCCTACGGTGTCGGCCGCACCGACGTGATGGAAGACCGTATGCTCGGCCTGAAGGTTCGCGAGAACTACGAGCATCCGGCGGCGACGACGCTTCTGAACGCCCACGAGTCCCTCGAAGGGCTCGTGCTCACCCAGGAGGAGCGCCAGTTCAAACAGCAGATCGACCAGCAGTGGGCCCAGAAAGGGTACGAAGGGCTCGTCGACGCGCCGCTCGTGAGCGCGCTCGAGGGCTTTATAGCCGAGACCCAGAAACGCGTGACGGGGACGGTGACGATCCGCTTCGAGGGTGGCAAGGCTCGCCCCGTCGCTCGTGACAGCGAGTACGCGGCTTACTCGGCGGCACACGCCTCTTTCGACACCGAGACGGTCGGCAAGATCGATCAGGCGGACGCGACGGGCGTCGCGAAGTACCACGGCTTCCAGCGTCGCCTGGCCAACGGCGTCCTCGAGAGCAAAGCTAGCGACGGCGACGGGAACGAAAGCGAGAGCGAAGACGGGAGCGAAACGGTCGAGCTCGCGACCGACGGCGGGAACGCCTCCACGGACGGCAATTAA
- the argH gene encoding argininosuccinate lyase, with protein sequence MFEESGHDESVSGDDESVVRRDRFSGGPARSFLSSLEADRRIFAADLAVDRAHVVMLAEQGAIDDETAGAILTALDAIEVDGHDSLPDGEDVHEAIETAVIDRVGEDGGKMHTARSRNDEVATCLRYRLREDVLSAIETTLALRESLLAVAEEHDETIMPGYTHLQPAQPTTVAHWALSYEGAVRRDTARLLEAYDRVNESPLGGAAFAGTTFEIDRERTAELLGFDGVVENSMDAASSRDFLLETVQALSTHATTLSGLAEDVIVFANRGFVSLSDDYSSTSSIMPQKKNPDTLELVRAVAGDAAGTVQGLTTTLKGLPRAYNRDLQRATTHAWETVDAVTEASGVTAGAVATAEWNEETLAAEAGEGFSTATGVADLLAANGLPFRTAHEMVAVAAENGGDYDALEAAAETVLGEPLESYVDPVAVTDALDPAESVASRDSQGGPAPEAVADQLEAVREAVENDETELTERDDTLEKAHVQLRAEVTEYV encoded by the coding sequence ATGTTCGAGGAGAGCGGTCACGACGAGAGCGTCAGCGGCGACGACGAGAGTGTCGTCCGGCGAGACCGATTCAGCGGGGGTCCTGCCCGGAGTTTTCTCTCCTCGCTCGAGGCCGACCGGCGGATTTTTGCGGCCGATCTCGCGGTCGACCGTGCACACGTCGTGATGCTCGCCGAACAGGGAGCCATCGACGACGAGACGGCAGGTGCAATCCTCACTGCCTTGGACGCGATCGAGGTCGACGGCCACGATAGCCTCCCTGACGGCGAGGACGTCCACGAGGCGATCGAGACGGCCGTTATCGATCGCGTCGGCGAGGATGGTGGAAAGATGCATACCGCTCGCTCGCGCAACGACGAGGTCGCGACCTGTCTCCGCTATCGCCTGCGAGAAGACGTTCTCTCCGCGATCGAGACGACGCTCGCACTTCGCGAGTCGCTGCTTGCAGTCGCCGAGGAACACGACGAGACGATCATGCCCGGCTACACGCACCTCCAGCCGGCCCAGCCGACGACCGTCGCACACTGGGCGCTCTCCTACGAGGGTGCGGTGCGTCGCGACACGGCGCGCCTGCTGGAGGCGTACGATAGGGTCAACGAGTCGCCACTCGGCGGCGCGGCGTTCGCGGGCACGACGTTCGAGATCGACCGCGAGCGCACGGCCGAACTACTGGGGTTCGACGGGGTCGTCGAGAACTCGATGGACGCCGCCTCGAGTCGTGACTTCCTGCTCGAGACGGTGCAGGCGCTGTCGACCCACGCGACGACGCTGTCGGGGCTGGCAGAGGACGTGATCGTCTTCGCGAACCGCGGCTTCGTTTCCCTCTCCGACGACTACTCCTCGACGTCGTCGATCATGCCCCAGAAGAAGAACCCGGACACGCTCGAGCTCGTCCGCGCGGTCGCGGGCGACGCCGCGGGGACGGTCCAGGGGTTGACGACGACGCTGAAAGGACTGCCCCGCGCGTACAACCGTGACCTCCAGCGTGCGACGACTCACGCCTGGGAGACCGTCGACGCCGTCACCGAAGCCAGCGGGGTCACAGCGGGCGCGGTCGCCACCGCCGAGTGGAACGAGGAGACCCTCGCGGCGGAAGCGGGGGAGGGGTTCTCGACGGCGACCGGCGTCGCCGACCTGCTGGCGGCGAACGGGTTGCCGTTTCGGACGGCACACGAGATGGTCGCAGTGGCGGCGGAGAATGGAGGAGACTACGACGCCCTCGAGGCCGCTGCCGAAACGGTCCTGGGCGAACCGCTCGAGTCGTACGTCGACCCTGTGGCCGTCACTGATGCGCTCGATCCCGCCGAAAGCGTCGCGAGCCGCGACTCGCAGGGCGGACCCGCACCCGAGGCGGTCGCCGACCAGCTCGAGGCGGTCCGCGAGGCCGTCGAGAACGACGAGACCGAACTCACGGAGAGAGACGATACACTCGAGAAGGCACACGTACAGCTCCGCGCGGAGGTAACCGAGTATGTGTGA
- the lysW gene encoding lysine biosynthesis protein LysW, whose product MTNCVECGAETSLHDDLEAGEIIDCTTCGAELEVVDTAPPVLERAPELEEDWGE is encoded by the coding sequence ATGACCAACTGTGTCGAGTGTGGGGCCGAAACGTCCCTGCACGACGATCTGGAAGCTGGAGAGATCATCGACTGTACAACCTGCGGTGCCGAACTGGAAGTCGTCGACACTGCGCCGCCAGTCCTCGAGCGAGCGCCAGAGCTCGAAGAGGACTGGGGTGAGTGA
- the lysX gene encoding lysine biosynthesis protein LysX yields the protein MTLQIGILYSRIRKDEKLLLSELRERGHEVEKIDIRNQEFAVGKVPEAFADLDLVVDRCLATSRSLYATTFFETYGIPVVNSNETAEVCADKVKNSLALEGAGVPTPATKVAFTKETAMDAIEAFGYPCVLKPVVGSWGRLMAKIDSPDAAEAILEHKATLGHYEHKVFYVQEYVEKPGRDIRVLATDGDPVAAMVRSSDHWITNAAKGAETDVFELDDEAQELVQKASDAVGGGLLGVDLMETEDVSESHSEGSQTESGQRYTVHEVNHTVEFKALDEAVETDVASAVVDWLEKKAGADDDQLEVTV from the coding sequence GTGACATTGCAGATAGGAATCCTCTACTCACGGATTCGCAAGGACGAGAAGCTCCTGTTGAGCGAGTTGCGCGAGCGCGGCCACGAGGTCGAAAAGATCGACATCCGTAACCAGGAGTTCGCCGTCGGGAAGGTTCCCGAGGCGTTTGCCGACCTCGATCTCGTCGTCGACCGCTGTCTCGCCACGAGCCGCAGCCTGTACGCCACGACGTTCTTCGAGACCTACGGGATTCCCGTGGTCAACAGCAACGAGACGGCCGAAGTCTGTGCGGACAAGGTCAAGAACAGTCTCGCGCTCGAGGGAGCGGGCGTTCCCACGCCCGCGACGAAAGTCGCCTTTACGAAAGAGACGGCGATGGACGCCATCGAAGCCTTCGGCTACCCCTGTGTCCTCAAACCCGTCGTCGGCTCGTGGGGTCGGCTGATGGCGAAGATCGACTCACCCGACGCGGCCGAGGCGATTTTAGAGCACAAGGCGACGCTTGGCCACTACGAGCACAAGGTGTTTTACGTCCAGGAGTACGTCGAGAAGCCGGGACGTGACATTCGCGTGCTCGCGACCGACGGCGACCCCGTCGCGGCGATGGTCCGCTCGTCGGACCACTGGATCACCAACGCCGCGAAAGGTGCCGAAACCGACGTCTTCGAACTCGACGACGAGGCACAGGAGTTAGTCCAGAAGGCGAGCGACGCCGTCGGCGGCGGGCTGCTCGGCGTCGATCTGATGGAGACCGAAGACGTCTCCGAGTCACACTCGGAGGGCAGCCAGACGGAGTCTGGCCAGCGGTATACGGTCCACGAGGTCAACCACACCGTCGAGTTCAAAGCACTGGACGAGGCCGTCGAGACCGACGTCGCCAGCGCCGTCGTCGACTGGCTCGAGAAGAAGGCAGGAGCCGACGACGATCAACTCGAGGTGACCGTTTGA
- the argC gene encoding N-acetyl-gamma-glutamyl-phosphate reductase gives MAAGTETDLSADDAGETVTASVIGGTGFTGGELLRLLAGHPNVEISEVTSRSKAGKSVGSVHPPLRGADLRFTEPDDLESIDVLFAATPHGVSMGQIDEFFDVADTVVDLSADFRLESEAQYDEWYDGHDAPAYLEQAEYALPEINRENLEDAELIASGGCNATATILGLYPLFEHGVLEGGEQVVVDVKVGSSEGGAGGGEASSHPERSGVVRPYAPTGHRHEAEIEQFLGTSVAFTCHAVDMVRGASATSHVFPSGPVSKGDCWKAYRGCYEDEPFVRMAAGGSGVYRYPEPKAVAGTNYAEVGFELDRSNERVVVFSAIDNMMKGSAGQAVHATNVALGFEETAGLECTGFHPVGAP, from the coding sequence ATGGCCGCGGGCACGGAAACCGATCTGTCGGCTGACGACGCCGGCGAGACCGTCACCGCGTCGGTGATCGGCGGCACCGGCTTCACGGGCGGCGAACTGCTTCGGCTGCTGGCGGGCCACCCCAACGTCGAGATCAGCGAGGTGACGAGTCGCTCGAAGGCCGGCAAGAGCGTCGGCTCCGTTCACCCACCGCTGCGTGGGGCAGACCTCCGGTTTACCGAGCCTGACGACCTCGAGTCGATCGACGTGCTGTTTGCGGCGACGCCACACGGCGTCTCGATGGGCCAAATCGACGAGTTCTTCGACGTGGCCGATACGGTCGTCGACCTCTCGGCGGACTTCCGTCTCGAGAGCGAAGCGCAGTACGACGAGTGGTACGACGGCCACGACGCGCCGGCGTACTTAGAACAGGCCGAGTACGCCTTGCCCGAGATCAACCGCGAGAACCTCGAGGACGCCGAGCTTATCGCCAGCGGCGGCTGTAACGCCACCGCGACTATCCTGGGGCTGTATCCACTCTTCGAGCACGGCGTGCTCGAGGGTGGAGAGCAGGTCGTCGTCGACGTGAAAGTCGGCTCGAGCGAGGGCGGCGCGGGCGGCGGCGAGGCCTCGAGCCATCCCGAGCGATCGGGCGTCGTCCGTCCGTACGCGCCGACGGGCCACCGCCACGAAGCCGAGATCGAGCAGTTTCTCGGGACCTCGGTCGCCTTTACCTGCCACGCCGTGGACATGGTCCGTGGTGCGAGCGCGACGAGCCACGTCTTCCCGTCGGGCCCGGTCTCGAAGGGCGACTGCTGGAAGGCGTATCGTGGCTGCTACGAGGACGAACCGTTCGTCCGCATGGCCGCCGGCGGCTCCGGCGTCTACCGCTACCCCGAGCCGAAGGCGGTCGCCGGAACGAACTACGCCGAGGTCGGGTTCGAACTCGATCGCTCGAACGAACGCGTCGTCGTCTTCTCGGCGATCGACAACATGATGAAAGGATCGGCCGGGCAGGCGGTCCACGCCACCAACGTCGCGCTCGGCTTCGAGGAGACGGCTGGACTCGAGTGTACGGGGTTTCACCCCGTGGGGGCACCCTGA
- a CDS encoding acetylglutamate/acetylaminoadipate kinase, whose translation MTVVVKVGGARAVDPAGALADVASLVGEGEDVVLTHGGSTAVDETLEDLGTKPTYVETPGGVVGRFTDAETMDIFKMVMPGKLNTDLVESLQNEGVDAVGLSGTDGKLLEGKRKSAVRVKEDGKKKIKRGDHSGTIESVNAELLETLLSSGYTPVVSVPVLGAEKDGGYTAVNADADRAAAAIAGALEAELVVLTDVSGIYEDPADESTKIDVAATPAAFEAVESAAEGFMTKKVMAAEEALESGASSVTVATANADAPISQALAGEGTTLDPGAVADGEEVRQ comes from the coding sequence ATGACGGTCGTCGTGAAAGTCGGCGGCGCACGCGCCGTCGATCCCGCAGGTGCACTCGCGGATGTCGCCTCGCTGGTCGGCGAGGGGGAAGACGTGGTCCTCACCCACGGCGGTTCGACCGCCGTCGACGAGACCCTCGAGGATCTCGGCACGAAGCCCACGTACGTCGAGACGCCCGGAGGAGTAGTGGGACGGTTCACCGACGCGGAGACGATGGACATCTTCAAGATGGTGATGCCGGGGAAACTTAACACCGACCTCGTGGAGAGCCTGCAGAACGAGGGCGTCGACGCCGTGGGCCTCTCGGGTACCGACGGGAAGTTGCTCGAGGGGAAACGCAAGTCCGCCGTCCGCGTGAAAGAAGACGGCAAGAAGAAGATCAAACGCGGCGACCACTCGGGCACGATCGAGTCCGTGAACGCGGAGTTGCTCGAAACGCTCCTCTCGAGTGGGTACACGCCCGTCGTCTCCGTTCCGGTTCTCGGCGCGGAGAAAGACGGCGGCTACACCGCAGTCAACGCCGACGCCGACCGTGCCGCGGCGGCGATCGCGGGCGCACTCGAGGCCGAGCTCGTCGTCCTCACCGACGTGTCGGGGATTTACGAGGACCCCGCAGACGAGTCGACGAAGATCGACGTGGCCGCGACGCCCGCAGCGTTCGAGGCGGTCGAATCGGCCGCGGAGGGGTTCATGACGAAGAAGGTCATGGCGGCCGAGGAGGCACTCGAGAGCGGCGCTTCGAGCGTAACGGTCGCGACGGCAAACGCCGACGCACCGATCTCGCAGGCGCTCGCAGGAGAGGGGACGACTCTCGATCCCGGCGCAGTCGCCGACGGCGAGGAGGTGAGACAGTGA
- a CDS encoding aspartate aminotransferase family protein, which produces MSDHDFVSGSKPIAFERGEGSSLYTPDGTEYLDAGASYACTPLGHSHPAVVEAVQEQVGDLTFVDSSFPVQSREDAYAAFVASTPDGLESAWFCNSGTEANEAALKFARSATGESKIVAATRSFHGRTMGSLAATWKDAYKDPYEPLAGDVEFVPYGDDAELAAAVDDETAAVILEPIQGEGGINVPPVGYLEHARELTEEVGAALVLDEVQTGMGRTGEMWACQNAEVTPDVLTTAKGLGNGLPVGGIAVQDWIANGAASHNATFSGGPVVAAAVHATISTLFEAEWPAHAAEMGDSLTSELEAAVGDEVRDIRGEGLLVGLELKRGANRVARDLAMNHQVLALPAGRTVLRLLPPLVIDETETDEIVSALSTVLAPAAAADS; this is translated from the coding sequence GTGAGCGACCACGACTTCGTCTCCGGCAGCAAGCCGATCGCCTTCGAACGGGGCGAGGGATCGTCCCTCTACACGCCCGACGGGACCGAGTATCTGGATGCCGGCGCGAGCTACGCCTGCACGCCGCTGGGACACAGCCATCCCGCGGTCGTCGAGGCGGTTCAGGAGCAAGTCGGCGACCTGACGTTCGTCGACTCCTCGTTTCCCGTCCAGTCGCGCGAGGACGCCTACGCCGCGTTCGTCGCGTCGACGCCCGACGGTCTCGAGTCGGCCTGGTTCTGTAACTCCGGCACCGAGGCCAACGAAGCCGCGCTGAAGTTCGCGCGGTCGGCAACCGGCGAGTCGAAGATCGTCGCCGCAACTCGCTCGTTCCACGGGCGGACGATGGGGTCGCTCGCGGCGACCTGGAAAGACGCGTACAAGGACCCGTACGAGCCGCTGGCTGGTGACGTCGAGTTCGTTCCGTACGGCGACGACGCGGAGCTCGCCGCAGCCGTCGACGACGAGACCGCGGCCGTCATCCTCGAGCCGATCCAGGGCGAAGGTGGAATCAACGTTCCGCCGGTAGGCTATCTCGAGCACGCCCGCGAACTCACCGAAGAAGTTGGCGCGGCGCTCGTCTTGGACGAGGTCCAGACCGGTATGGGCAGGACTGGCGAGATGTGGGCCTGCCAGAACGCCGAGGTGACGCCCGACGTGCTCACGACGGCGAAAGGGCTCGGTAACGGCCTGCCGGTCGGCGGTATTGCAGTACAGGACTGGATCGCCAACGGCGCGGCCTCGCACAACGCCACCTTCAGCGGCGGCCCCGTCGTCGCCGCGGCGGTCCACGCGACGATCTCGACGCTTTTCGAAGCGGAGTGGCCCGCTCACGCCGCCGAAATGGGCGACTCCCTCACGAGCGAACTCGAGGCAGCCGTCGGTGACGAGGTCCGCGACATCCGTGGCGAGGGACTGCTCGTCGGCCTCGAGTTGAAACGGGGGGCGAACCGCGTCGCCCGCGACCTGGCGATGAACCACCAGGTGCTCGCGCTGCCGGCGGGCCGGACCGTCTTGCGCCTGTTGCCGCCGCTGGTGATCGACGAGACGGAGACCGACGAGATCGTCAGTGCGCTATCGACCGTCCTCGCACCCGCGGCAGCAGCCGACTCATGA
- a CDS encoding [LysW]-lysine hydrolase encodes MNAKMDDMDDVSLEDARSLLIDLVSIPSPTGEETEAAKRLVEFFAAHGREAWIDEIGNVRAPADDAVLLTSHVDTVPGEIPVDVQPADTEDVEAEVADEEGEDVLWGRGSVDATGPLAAMAAAAVRTGVSFVGVVGEEIDSKGARYLVDDRDEPPEAVVNGEPSSTDGITLGYRGLLAGTYVATSESGHTSWPDPNAIQRAIRWWATVEEQFESEEDGVGPPDRRNGGGEAAEVPVFEQVTTKPVDVDGGVSDDGLSVEATMDVQFRVPPELEVETVREAAEAELEVGTVTWNDEVPPVMTSPRTAVARAFRVAIRDAGEEPRLVRKTGTSDMNIYADAWDCPMATYGPGNSDLDHAPDERLSLAAFDQSVEILERVATTLSDGDDR; translated from the coding sequence ATGAACGCGAAGATGGACGACATGGACGACGTCTCACTCGAGGACGCCCGAAGCCTGCTGATCGACCTCGTCTCGATCCCCTCGCCGACGGGTGAAGAAACCGAAGCAGCCAAACGGCTCGTCGAGTTCTTCGCGGCGCACGGCCGCGAGGCCTGGATCGACGAGATCGGTAACGTTCGCGCGCCGGCCGACGACGCCGTGCTGTTGACCTCGCACGTCGACACCGTCCCCGGCGAGATTCCAGTCGACGTGCAGCCAGCGGACACCGAGGACGTAGAGGCCGAGGTCGCCGACGAGGAGGGTGAAGACGTCCTCTGGGGCCGTGGCAGCGTCGACGCGACGGGACCGCTCGCTGCGATGGCGGCCGCTGCCGTTCGTACGGGCGTCTCGTTCGTCGGCGTCGTCGGCGAAGAGATCGACTCGAAAGGCGCACGCTACCTAGTCGACGATCGAGACGAGCCTCCGGAGGCCGTCGTCAACGGCGAGCCCTCCAGCACCGACGGAATCACGTTGGGGTATCGTGGCCTGCTCGCCGGTACCTACGTTGCGACCAGCGAGTCCGGTCACACCTCGTGGCCGGACCCGAACGCGATCCAGCGTGCCATCCGCTGGTGGGCGACCGTCGAAGAGCAGTTCGAGAGCGAGGAAGACGGCGTCGGTCCGCCGGACCGACGAAACGGAGGCGGTGAAGCCGCCGAAGTGCCCGTCTTCGAGCAGGTAACGACCAAACCGGTCGACGTCGACGGCGGCGTCAGCGACGACGGCCTCTCGGTCGAAGCGACGATGGACGTCCAGTTCCGGGTCCCGCCCGAACTCGAGGTCGAGACCGTCCGCGAGGCTGCGGAAGCCGAACTCGAGGTCGGGACCGTCACCTGGAACGACGAGGTCCCGCCCGTGATGACGAGCCCACGGACGGCGGTCGCACGAGCCTTCCGCGTCGCCATCCGCGACGCGGGCGAAGAACCACGCCTGGTTCGGAAGACCGGCACCAGTGACATGAACATCTACGCCGATGCGTGGGACTGCCCGATGGCCACCTACGGCCCGGGTAATTCGGACCTGGATCACGCGCCCGACGAACGCCTCTCGCTTGCGGCGTTCGACCAGTCCGTCGAGATCCTCGAGCGAGTGGCAACGACGCTCTCCGACGGCGACGATCGCTGA
- a CDS encoding DUF5518 domain-containing protein — protein MNETPSESTRRAALFSRILEASVMHFLLAHCGGTSDQVVESDRSIVFDRDEARLHPQKPLRNWLLEYRCFRLRGRERTVSLANAVCRSEVEGESCGRLYKSIVLYLRHGSMKALQKIASDDTWRYAILVGLASTPFSVLIYWQSSNGYSYGFEPVFVAGLLVGFLASGRELDERRVGSRTGLVALFPALWPFVDTLVFISDLTQSLWFSGVQVTFLVVFYVFAAGLSMLVGMVGALIGNWLLTTVRNDTVALAKAGTLFVFIVVVLASFRLLVGDPPGRKTSLEHTLSVAVWWGGVCAVLYYVFRK, from the coding sequence GTGAATGAGACGCCGTCGGAATCGACTCGGCGCGCTGCCCTGTTCTCTCGCATCCTCGAGGCGTCGGTCATGCACTTCCTGTTGGCCCACTGCGGTGGAACCTCCGACCAGGTCGTCGAGAGCGATCGCTCGATCGTCTTCGATCGGGACGAGGCCCGACTACACCCCCAGAAGCCGCTGCGCAACTGGTTGCTCGAGTACCGGTGTTTTCGTTTACGAGGCCGAGAGCGGACGGTCTCGCTCGCCAACGCCGTATGCCGCTCCGAAGTCGAGGGCGAGTCGTGTGGTCGGCTTTATAAGTCCATAGTGTTGTATCTACGACACGGTTCGATGAAAGCCCTCCAGAAGATAGCGTCCGACGACACGTGGCGGTACGCGATTCTCGTCGGTCTCGCCTCGACTCCGTTTTCGGTGCTTATCTACTGGCAGTCGTCGAACGGGTACTCGTACGGGTTCGAACCCGTGTTTGTCGCCGGACTGCTCGTCGGGTTTCTCGCCAGCGGGCGCGAACTCGACGAGCGGCGGGTCGGTTCGCGGACCGGACTCGTCGCTCTCTTTCCGGCACTCTGGCCGTTCGTCGATACGCTCGTGTTCATCAGTGACCTGACGCAGTCGCTCTGGTTTAGCGGCGTGCAAGTCACGTTCCTCGTCGTGTTTTACGTATTTGCCGCTGGTCTTTCCATGCTGGTCGGAATGGTCGGCGCACTGATCGGCAACTGGCTGCTTACGACAGTTCGAAACGATACTGTGGCGCTGGCCAAAGCCGGCACGCTCTTCGTCTTCATCGTGGTCGTTCTCGCATCCTTCCGGTTGCTCGTCGGCGATCCACCGGGACGCAAGACCAGCCTGGAACACACGCTGTCGGTGGCAGTTTGGTGGGGCGGCGTCTGTGCAGTGCTGTACTACGTATTCCGCAAGTAG
- the thrC gene encoding threonine synthase, producing MSLSLSADQPAAPAVADDGVWLECIECDEPFAPFEDVRYTCDECDGLLEVRYADHPTFDDFEGEGVWRYAEALPLEDGVTTQEGATPLYEVPRLEEDIGVEALRIKHEGMNPTGSFKDRGMTVGVAVATELGVDRLACASTGNTSAALAAYGSRGGMETLVLLPAGKVAAGKVAQASLHGARILEVDGNFDACLDIVQELAAKGEAYLLNSLNPFRLEGQKTIGLEILEAFREEYDAFPDRIVLPVGNAGNTAALYKAFRELVQAGALAEDEVPKLTGVQAEGAAPMVEAIENRADEVRRWDDVETRATAIRIGNPVNAPKALPGIRETGGTAVSVSDEEITEAQRDLAGEGIGVEPASAASIAGLRKLRAEGVVDDDERVACLTTGHLLKDPDAAAAAGADPEPVPADTEGVLASLAGESSPDR from the coding sequence ATGAGCCTCAGTCTCTCGGCCGACCAACCGGCCGCGCCCGCCGTCGCCGACGACGGCGTCTGGCTCGAGTGTATCGAGTGTGACGAACCGTTCGCCCCTTTCGAGGATGTCCGCTACACCTGCGACGAGTGTGACGGCCTGCTCGAGGTTCGCTACGCCGACCACCCCACCTTCGACGACTTCGAAGGCGAGGGCGTCTGGCGCTACGCCGAGGCCCTGCCGCTCGAGGACGGTGTCACCACCCAGGAGGGTGCGACGCCGCTGTACGAGGTGCCGCGACTCGAGGAGGATATCGGCGTCGAGGCCCTCCGAATCAAACACGAGGGGATGAACCCGACGGGATCGTTCAAGGACCGCGGGATGACCGTCGGCGTCGCCGTCGCGACGGAACTCGGCGTCGACCGACTCGCCTGCGCGTCGACTGGAAACACCAGCGCCGCGCTCGCAGCCTACGGCTCCCGCGGCGGGATGGAGACGCTCGTTCTCCTGCCCGCGGGGAAAGTCGCCGCCGGCAAGGTCGCCCAGGCGAGTCTCCACGGCGCACGCATTCTCGAGGTCGACGGCAACTTCGACGCCTGCCTCGACATCGTACAGGAACTCGCCGCGAAAGGGGAGGCCTACCTGCTGAACTCGCTGAACCCCTTCCGGCTCGAGGGACAGAAGACGATCGGCCTCGAGATCCTCGAGGCGTTCCGCGAGGAGTACGACGCCTTCCCGGACCGAATCGTCCTGCCGGTCGGCAACGCTGGCAACACCGCCGCGCTGTACAAGGCGTTTCGCGAACTCGTCCAGGCGGGCGCGCTCGCTGAAGACGAGGTCCCGAAACTGACGGGCGTCCAGGCGGAAGGAGCCGCGCCGATGGTCGAAGCGATCGAGAACCGTGCCGACGAAGTTCGTCGCTGGGACGACGTCGAGACCCGTGCGACGGCGATCCGGATCGGCAACCCGGTCAACGCACCGAAGGCGCTGCCGGGCATTCGAGAGACCGGCGGCACTGCGGTCTCGGTGAGCGACGAGGAGATCACCGAGGCCCAGCGCGACCTCGCGGGCGAGGGGATCGGCGTCGAGCCAGCCTCCGCTGCCTCGATTGCGGGACTGCGGAAACTGCGAGCAGAGGGAGTCGTCGACGACGACGAACGCGTCGCCTGCCTGACGACCGGCCACCTGCTCAAAGACCCCGACGCGGCGGCGGCCGCCGGCGCGGACCCGGAGCCAGTGCCGGCGGATACGGAAGGAGTTCTCGCGAGCCTTGCGGGTGAGAGCTCGCCGGATCGATAG